The Prosthecochloris marina genome window below encodes:
- the bioA gene encoding adenosylmethionine--8-amino-7-oxononanoate transaminase yields the protein MNLDFDREHIWHPYTSMRDPLPVYPVKGASGTYIELETGVRLIDGMSSWWAAIHGYNHPVLNKAVERQLQNMSHVMFGGFTHAPALQLAERLVGMTPDSLQKVFFSDSGSVAVEVAIKMALQYHQAAGRPEKHRLLTVRSGYHGDTFAAMSVCDPVTGMHGLFSRVLPEQIFAEAPMCGFHEFCSDDCIEDVRQKFEKHHREIAAVILEPVVQGAGGMRFYSPDYLRKLRKLCELYGVLLIFDEIATGFARTGKMFALEHAGVVPDILCLGKALTGGYMTLAATLATDNVASVISGADPGVFMHGPTFMANPLACSVAVASIDLLSSMEWEHKIRNIEKRLAAGLQPCSKLCGVVDVRVLGAIGVVELERPVDMAAVQKLFVERGVWVRPFGKLVYLMPPYIVSDQELNTLTGAVCDVVAQTLFKNG from the coding sequence ATGAATCTTGATTTCGACAGGGAGCACATCTGGCATCCCTATACGTCGATGCGCGATCCTCTTCCGGTGTATCCTGTGAAGGGGGCGTCGGGGACCTACATTGAACTGGAGACCGGGGTGCGTCTTATCGATGGGATGTCCTCCTGGTGGGCTGCCATTCACGGTTACAATCACCCGGTGCTGAACAAGGCGGTGGAACGACAACTGCAGAACATGAGTCATGTGATGTTCGGAGGATTTACCCATGCACCGGCGCTACAGCTTGCAGAACGGCTTGTCGGCATGACCCCCGATTCCCTGCAGAAAGTGTTTTTCAGTGATTCCGGATCGGTTGCCGTCGAGGTTGCAATAAAGATGGCGCTGCAATACCATCAGGCTGCGGGCCGACCGGAAAAACATCGTCTTTTAACGGTCAGGTCAGGGTATCACGGCGATACCTTTGCTGCAATGTCTGTCTGTGATCCGGTTACCGGTATGCACGGCCTTTTCAGCCGGGTGCTTCCCGAGCAGATTTTTGCCGAAGCACCCATGTGCGGATTTCATGAATTCTGCAGTGACGACTGTATCGAGGATGTAAGGCAGAAGTTCGAAAAGCACCATCGAGAGATTGCGGCGGTGATTCTCGAGCCGGTCGTGCAGGGGGCGGGGGGCATGAGATTCTACTCGCCCGACTATCTCCGCAAGTTACGAAAGCTCTGTGAACTCTATGGTGTGCTTCTGATCTTCGATGAAATAGCCACTGGTTTTGCAAGGACAGGTAAAATGTTCGCCCTTGAACATGCCGGAGTTGTTCCTGACATTCTTTGTTTGGGTAAAGCGCTTACCGGGGGGTATATGACTCTTGCTGCAACGCTCGCAACCGATAACGTTGCGTCGGTGATCTCCGGGGCTGATCCAGGAGTGTTTATGCATGGTCCGACGTTCATGGCGAACCCGCTGGCGTGCTCCGTCGCGGTGGCAAGCATCGATCTGCTTTCCAGTATGGAATGGGAACACAAGATTCGGAATATCGAAAAAAGGCTTGCCGCCGGTCTGCAACCATGTAGTAAACTTTGTGGGGTTGTCGACGTTCGTGTTCTCGGAGCGATCGGCGTCGTCGAACTTGAACGGCCTGTCGATATGGCGGCTGTTCAGAAGCTTTTTGTTGAGAGAGGGGTCTGGGTGCGTCCTTTTGGAAAACTGGTCTACCTCATGCCTCCCTATATCGTCTCCGACCAGGAACTGAACACCCTGACCGGTGCAGTGTGTGATGTGGTTGCGCAAACCCTGTTCAAAAACGGATGA
- the bioD gene encoding dethiobiotin synthase, with protein MPGKVIAITGIDTGVGKTAATGLLARTLRERGRNVITQKPVETGGEGVSSDIFRHREIMGIDLCEADLDGTTCSYLFRYPASPHLSAAMEKQVIDVSVIDDATRRLQARYDIVLLEGAGGLLVPLNEALLFADFLQERSYPLILVTSSRLGSINHTLLSIEACRKRGLRLCGLIYNHAGGSDGVIASDTLEVLRSFLEKYGYSCPVVELPDMEMSGWKLMNMDLLKVFDES; from the coding sequence TGCCTGGCAAAGTCATTGCAATAACGGGGATTGATACCGGTGTGGGTAAAACGGCTGCAACCGGTCTTCTTGCGCGTACTCTTCGTGAACGAGGTAGAAACGTCATAACGCAAAAACCAGTCGAGACAGGTGGTGAAGGCGTTTCATCTGATATTTTCAGACATCGTGAAATCATGGGGATTGATTTGTGCGAAGCCGATCTTGACGGAACAACATGTTCTTATCTGTTTCGGTATCCGGCGTCTCCTCACCTTTCAGCGGCAATGGAAAAACAGGTGATCGATGTGTCGGTGATAGATGATGCGACACGTCGGCTGCAGGCAAGATACGATATTGTTTTACTGGAGGGTGCAGGGGGGTTGCTAGTGCCGTTGAACGAGGCATTGCTGTTTGCCGATTTTCTTCAGGAGCGATCATACCCTCTCATACTTGTTACGTCATCCCGGCTTGGCAGCATCAATCATACCTTGCTTTCAATCGAAGCTTGCAGGAAAAGAGGATTGCGGCTTTGCGGGCTGATTTACAATCATGCCGGTGGCAGCGACGGTGTTATTGCCAGTGATACACTTGAGGTGCTTCGAAGCTTTCTTGAAAAGTACGGTTATTCCTGCCCGGTTGTTGAACTGCCGGACATGGAAATGAGTGGCTGGAAACTTATGAACATGGATCTATTGAAGGTGTTCGATGAATCTTGA